From Methanobrevibacter sp.:
TGACAACATTCCAAAGGCGCTTCTTGAAATAAACGACATGACATTGCTTGAGAGAATGATTAAGAACTGCATCGATGCGGGAATGAAGAAATTCATAGTTCTTGTAGGATACAAAAAGGAAACCGTTGAGGAAATATGTCCTAAAATAGTTGAAAAATACGATATCGACATCACAATATTGGAAAATGAAAAATATGATGTCACCAATACCTCAGTATCAACCTATATTGCAAGCAAATATATAGAGGAAAACGACAAGGATGACTTCATTCTGGTAAATGGAGACAATGTTGTGGATCCTGAAATCATATCAAGACTTGCAAAAACAAAAAATACCGGAATGATTGTAGACAATTTCAAAGAGCTTAATGAAGAATCATTCAAGCTTATCATTGCCAACGAATCATTTAATGATGACAACACAATAGCTAATGGAAAAATAGAGGATATTGGAAAGGGTCTTGACATTCCATCTTCAACAGGTGAATTCATTGGAGTCTCAAAAGTTGTTTCAGACGACCTTGTTCAATTCAACAGAATACTCGAAGACAAGATTGATGAAGATCCTCAAAACTACTATGACTTCGCATACAAGGATTTAAGTGAGACAACCATTATTGATTATGTATTGACCAACGGCCTTAAATGGACTGAGATAGATGACCACACCGACTGGGAAAATGCTCAGCTATTAGTGGAAGAATT
This genomic window contains:
- a CDS encoding phosphocholine cytidylyltransferase family protein, which encodes MIGVILAAGMGTRLRPLTDNIPKALLEINDMTLLERMIKNCIDAGMKKFIVLVGYKKETVEEICPKIVEKYDIDITILENEKYDVTNTSVSTYIASKYIEENDKDDFILVNGDNVVDPEIISRLAKTKNTGMIVDNFKELNEESFKLIIANESFNDDNTIANGKIEDIGKGLDIPSSTGEFIGVSKVVSDDLVQFNRILEDKIDEDPQNYYDFAYKDLSETTIIDYVLTNGLKWTEIDDHTDWENAQLLVEELENK